One Staphylococcus simiae genomic region harbors:
- a CDS encoding YtxH domain-containing protein — protein MKVSRILFGVGVGVAAGFAVALQGRDDKSVKHNTIDKTAPTGSRTELQLEIDNIKQSFNDILNYSSQIKNESAEFGGSIGEEFKTLIGNFKSDINPNIERLQSHIENLQNRGEDIGNELSK, from the coding sequence ATGAAAGTATCACGTATCTTATTTGGTGTCGGTGTCGGTGTAGCAGCAGGATTTGCTGTTGCTCTGCAAGGACGCGATGATAAAAGTGTTAAACATAACACAATTGACAAAACAGCCCCTACCGGCTCAAGAACTGAATTACAACTTGAAATAGATAATATTAAACAAAGTTTTAATGATATCTTGAACTACAGTTCCCAAATTAAAAATGAAAGTGCTGAATTTGGGGGATCAATCGGTGAAGAATTTAAAACACTCATCGGTAATTTCAAATCAGACATTAACCCTAATATTGAACGTCTACAATCTCATATTGAGAATTTACAAAATCGTGGCGAAGATATAGGTAATGAATTATCAAAATAA
- the ecsB gene encoding ABC transporter permease EcsB yields MRDFAVELFNKRLKAIRKEKMYYNKFIFNGHFMVFLLILLGAFIFGYGEWLQHIPDNVNFALIAAIILSVISIFPIRPLLKEADKLFLLPFEKHMTKYMKISLIYSYFSRILLSIITLVVMFPLFYNINHKAVIFYVFVIISALLFPYLGLRLRWQSYQSRFSLVATNIILMVTFIISYYLLLGPKLYIAIVLLLIPVFIEWLLKKVKPQYLYPWERMIAVEQRHHMNYYKFVNMFTDVKHLKESAVRRKYLDVLLNVPKGKKFNSNAMYLFLFKRSFIRGRDAFNIIFRLIIIAVLLMIWLPYTIVTIIIGALFMYLILLQMAQFYSQQAYGLWPQVWPVADSKVIKGYEQFLYRLMIVIGIILSVTFIMTHWILAYAAIVFFIVGWLTIRSIIKKLKYQETLLRD; encoded by the coding sequence ATGCGTGACTTTGCTGTTGAATTATTTAATAAACGTTTGAAGGCTATACGTAAAGAAAAGATGTATTATAATAAATTTATTTTTAATGGCCATTTTATGGTCTTTTTATTAATTTTATTAGGCGCCTTCATTTTTGGTTATGGAGAATGGTTACAACATATTCCTGATAATGTTAATTTTGCACTTATTGCTGCGATCATTTTAAGTGTTATTTCAATTTTTCCCATTAGACCTTTATTGAAAGAAGCTGACAAATTATTCTTACTACCGTTTGAAAAACATATGACTAAATATATGAAAATAAGTTTAATATATAGCTATTTTTCAAGAATTTTATTATCGATCATCACGTTAGTCGTTATGTTTCCACTTTTTTATAATATCAATCATAAAGCAGTTATATTTTATGTTTTTGTTATAATCAGTGCATTGCTCTTTCCATATTTAGGTTTACGACTGAGATGGCAAAGTTATCAATCACGTTTTTCATTAGTAGCTACTAATATTATCTTAATGGTCACATTTATTATTAGTTATTATTTATTACTAGGACCAAAACTGTATATTGCAATTGTATTACTATTAATTCCTGTGTTTATTGAGTGGTTACTTAAGAAAGTTAAACCACAATATTTATATCCTTGGGAAAGAATGATAGCAGTAGAGCAACGACATCATATGAATTATTATAAATTTGTAAATATGTTTACTGATGTTAAACATTTAAAAGAATCTGCCGTAAGACGTAAATATTTAGATGTTTTATTAAATGTTCCTAAAGGGAAGAAGTTCAATTCTAATGCAATGTATTTATTTTTATTTAAACGAAGTTTTATTAGAGGAAGAGATGCCTTTAATATCATCTTTAGATTAATTATTATTGCAGTGCTATTGATGATTTGGTTACCCTATACGATTGTGACAATTATCATTGGAGCATTGTTTATGTACTTGATATTATTACAAATGGCGCAATTTTATTCACAACAAGCTTATGGGTTATGGCCACAAGTTTGGCCAGTAGCAGATTCAAAAGTAATCAAAGGATATGAACAATTTTTATATCGTTTAATGATAGTCATAGGCATCATTTTAAGTGTGACATTTATAATGACACATTGGATATTAGCATATGCAGCCATTGTGTTCTTCATTGTAGGTTGGTTAACGATACGAAGTATTATTAAAAAGTTAAAATATCAAGAAACATTACTGAGAGACTAA
- a CDS encoding DUF3267 domain-containing protein codes for MFLCKRQLDIHARFGLPRIAFMSVVSTIIMFLVSYEIMYFFSNTRLSDHHFLVFLFCVVLMYPLHKSVHLLFFLPYYQSFKVHKLTNRRWLLFYNTYVNTPVHKIYFCINLILPLVLLTTLFVVLTIHYPQYGHYFMFLLSLNFGFSILDLLYLKIILFSNYGQYIEEHSTGIHILKKTNKHKYL; via the coding sequence ATGTTTTTATGTAAACGACAATTAGATATACATGCACGTTTTGGTCTACCAAGAATTGCATTTATGAGCGTAGTATCTACAATCATTATGTTTTTAGTTAGTTATGAAATCATGTATTTCTTCTCTAATACACGATTATCAGATCATCATTTTCTAGTTTTTTTATTTTGTGTAGTGCTTATGTATCCACTTCATAAAAGCGTCCATTTATTATTTTTCTTACCCTATTATCAATCATTCAAAGTTCATAAATTAACTAATCGACGCTGGTTATTATTTTATAATACGTATGTCAATACACCAGTTCATAAAATTTATTTTTGTATCAATTTAATATTACCACTTGTATTACTAACAACATTATTTGTAGTGTTAACCATTCACTACCCTCAATATGGTCATTACTTTATGTTTTTATTATCACTAAATTTTGGGTTTTCTATTTTAGATTTACTCTATTTAAAAATCATCTTGTTTTCTAATTATGGTCAATATATTGAAGAACATAGTACTGGTATTCATATTTTGAAAAAAACCAACAAGCACAAGTATTTATAA
- a CDS encoding DUF4909 domain-containing protein, translated as MTLGIYGCSNKDKFINQSFIIEQHNKPFAKIVFNSDNIAKVTNDVTESQQSVPFFINKIGSKRYLFIKKVSADVLSAKQSIWHTLKLKSGKDIYYIYLIENLDDEVFHLSAMSGTTRDYLTQQQDVAEASKSTQQNDRLTLRLSAQK; from the coding sequence ATGACTTTAGGCATTTATGGATGCTCAAACAAAGATAAATTTATTAATCAATCTTTTATTATTGAACAACATAATAAACCTTTTGCTAAAATTGTTTTTAATAGTGACAATATAGCAAAAGTAACGAATGATGTTACTGAAAGTCAGCAGTCAGTACCATTTTTTATAAATAAAATTGGTAGTAAACGCTACTTATTTATCAAAAAAGTATCGGCTGATGTGTTGTCAGCTAAGCAGTCGATATGGCATACGCTAAAATTGAAAAGTGGTAAAGATATATACTATATTTATTTAATTGAAAATTTAGATGATGAGGTCTTTCATCTCAGTGCCATGTCAGGAACTACTCGTGACTATTTAACACAACAACAAGATGTAGCTGAAGCAAGTAAATCGACACAACAGAATGATAGATTAACTTTAAGATTAAGTGCACAAAAGTAG
- the traP gene encoding signal transduction protein TRAP produces the protein MKKLFTSYGTYGFLNQIKLNHPDHHLFQFSTADSSVIFEETTGKTVLTSPAVYEVIKEIGEFSEEHFYCAIFIPTTEDHKYQLEKKLYSSDEDFKNFGGFKSYRLLRPSKGTTYKIYFGFADRQTYEDFKNSETFALNFSKEALSHYFGSSGQHSSYFERYLFPIKE, from the coding sequence ATGAAAAAATTATTCACTTCATATGGAACTTACGGATTTTTAAACCAAATTAAATTGAATCACCCTGATCACCATTTGTTTCAATTTTCTACTGCCGATTCATCAGTTATATTTGAAGAAACAACTGGTAAAACTGTACTAACTTCACCTGCTGTTTATGAAGTTATAAAAGAAATTGGTGAATTTAGCGAAGAACATTTTTATTGTGCCATTTTTATCCCAACGACTGAAGATCATAAATACCAATTAGAGAAAAAGTTATATAGTTCTGATGAAGACTTTAAAAACTTTGGTGGTTTTAAAAGTTATCGTCTACTTAGACCATCAAAAGGAACAACTTATAAAATTTACTTTGGCTTTGCAGATAGACAAACATATGAAGACTTTAAAAACTCAGAAACATTTGCCCTTAATTTTTCTAAAGAGGCATTAAGTCATTACTTTGGTTCAAGTGGACAACATTCTAGTTATTTCGAACGTTATTTATTCCCTATTAAAGAATAA
- the hemE gene encoding uroporphyrinogen decarboxylase, protein MHYKNDTILKMIKGEKTTHTPVWFMRQAGRSQPEYRKLKEKYSLFEITHQPELCAYVTHLPVDNYNTDAAILYKDIMTPLQPIGVDVEIKSGIGPVIHNPIKTVQDVEKLSQIDPKRDVPYVLDTIKLLTEEKLNVPLIGFTGAPFTLASYMIEGGPSKNYNFTKAMMYRDEATWFSLMDHLVNVSVAYVGAQIEAGAELIQIFDSWVGALNVQDYRYYIKPKMERLISEIKAQYDVPVILFGVGASHLINEWNDLPIDVLGLDWRTSIKEAQQLGISKTLQGNLDPSLLLAPWDVIEERLKPILDQGMTYGKHIFNLGHGVFPEVQPETLRRVSEFVHNYTQK, encoded by the coding sequence GTGCATTATAAAAACGATACAATTTTAAAAATGATAAAAGGCGAAAAAACGACACATACACCAGTGTGGTTTATGAGACAAGCAGGTCGCTCTCAGCCTGAATATCGTAAATTGAAAGAAAAATATTCATTATTCGAAATAACTCATCAACCTGAATTATGTGCTTATGTGACACATTTACCAGTTGATAATTACAACACAGATGCTGCAATTTTGTATAAAGATATTATGACGCCATTGCAACCCATTGGCGTTGATGTAGAAATAAAATCGGGTATTGGTCCAGTTATACATAATCCAATTAAGACAGTGCAAGATGTCGAAAAGTTATCACAAATTGATCCAAAACGAGATGTTCCTTACGTTTTAGATACAATTAAATTATTAACTGAAGAAAAATTGAATGTACCATTAATTGGATTTACAGGAGCGCCATTTACATTAGCCTCTTATATGATTGAAGGTGGCCCTTCAAAAAATTATAATTTTACAAAAGCAATGATGTATCGTGATGAAGCAACATGGTTTAGTTTAATGGATCATCTAGTAAATGTTTCAGTAGCCTATGTGGGCGCTCAGATTGAAGCTGGAGCAGAGTTAATTCAAATATTCGACTCATGGGTTGGTGCACTTAATGTTCAAGATTATAGATACTACATTAAACCTAAAATGGAACGTTTAATTAGTGAGATTAAAGCTCAATATGATGTACCAGTCATTTTATTTGGTGTTGGCGCAAGCCATTTAATTAATGAATGGAATGATTTACCAATTGATGTTTTAGGGCTTGATTGGCGCACATCGATTAAAGAAGCACAACAACTAGGCATATCAAAAACCCTTCAAGGTAATTTAGATCCTTCTCTGTTATTAGCACCTTGGGATGTCATCGAAGAAAGATTGAAACCTATTTTAGATCAAGGTATGACGTATGGTAAACATATTTTTAATTTAGGTCATGGTGTATTCCCAGAAGTACAGCCGGAAACATTAAGACGTGTGAGCGAATTTGTACACAATTATACTCAAAAATAG
- a CDS encoding HIT family protein has translation MAETIFSKILSGEIPSYKVYENDYVYAFLDISQVTKGHTLLIPKKPSANIFETDEETMKHIGAALPKVANAIKQAFNPDGLNIIQNNGEFADQSVFHLHFHLIPRYENDIDGFGYKWETHEETIDDDAKQELATLIQSQFE, from the coding sequence ATGGCTGAAACAATTTTTAGTAAAATTTTATCTGGTGAGATTCCAAGTTATAAAGTTTATGAGAATGACTATGTTTATGCTTTTTTAGATATTTCGCAAGTGACTAAAGGTCATACTTTATTAATACCTAAGAAACCTTCAGCAAATATTTTTGAAACTGATGAAGAAACAATGAAACATATTGGTGCTGCTCTACCAAAAGTTGCTAACGCAATTAAACAAGCATTCAATCCTGATGGTTTAAATATCATTCAAAATAATGGTGAATTTGCTGATCAATCTGTATTCCATCTACATTTTCATCTAATACCACGATATGAAAATGATATTGATGGTTTCGGTTATAAATGGGAAACACATGAGGAAACAATAGATGATGATGCTAAACAAGAGCTAGCAACTTTAATTCAATCACAATTTGAATAA
- the ecsA gene encoding ABC transporter ATP-binding protein EcsA: MTVKVEHLTGGYGKRPVIKDINFELHSGEIVGLIGLNGAGKSTTIKHMLGLLTPMEGQLAISNVNINDDIETYRRKLSYIPESPVIYDELTLEEHIEMTAMAYDIDYDEAMSRAKPLLETFRLNNELKIFPSHFSKGMKQKVMIICAFIVNPELYIIDEPFLGLDPLGIQSMLDLMVEKKNEGRTVLMSTHILATAERYCDRFIILDEGQIVAIGNLEELRQQTGLHHQTLDDIYIHVTQGGQHHA, translated from the coding sequence ATGACAGTTAAAGTTGAACATCTTACAGGAGGTTATGGTAAACGCCCTGTAATTAAAGATATTAATTTCGAACTACATTCTGGAGAAATAGTTGGTTTGATTGGATTAAATGGTGCTGGTAAAAGTACCACAATCAAACATATGCTTGGTCTGTTAACACCAATGGAAGGCCAATTAGCTATTTCAAACGTAAATATAAATGATGATATTGAAACATATAGAAGAAAACTTTCATATATACCAGAATCACCGGTAATATATGATGAATTGACATTAGAAGAACACATTGAAATGACGGCAATGGCTTATGATATTGATTATGATGAGGCAATGTCACGCGCTAAACCTTTATTAGAAACATTTAGGTTAAACAATGAACTTAAAATATTCCCAAGTCATTTTTCAAAAGGGATGAAACAAAAGGTTATGATTATCTGTGCTTTTATTGTAAATCCTGAATTGTATATTATTGACGAACCATTTCTAGGTTTAGATCCATTGGGAATTCAATCAATGTTAGATTTAATGGTAGAAAAGAAAAATGAAGGTAGAACAGTATTGATGAGTACACATATTCTTGCGACAGCTGAAAGATATTGTGATCGTTTCATCATCTTGGATGAAGGTCAAATTGTAGCAATTGGGAACTTAGAAGAGTTACGTCAACAAACGGGATTACATCATCAAACATTAGATGATATTTATATTCATGTAACACAAGGTGGACAACATCATGCGTGA
- a CDS encoding RBBP9/YdeN family alpha/beta hydrolase translates to MTDVIIVHSMYGDSHNHWYQWLQHNLTLEGYNVTLFNCESAANKTVNQWVEEMKKQIHITKQDTYFVTHGLGSITSLKYIELLDHHIEGFFSIAGFKEDAEDIDLNVDLRDVTIDYDNIKAKVDHFYGLSSKNDKYVSYKETQRLMNALEGNLRIVEEGGHFLEQDGFKTFTTLQDRMQGYMTR, encoded by the coding sequence ATGACAGATGTAATTATAGTACATTCAATGTATGGGGATAGTCATAATCATTGGTACCAGTGGTTGCAACATAATTTAACACTTGAAGGTTATAATGTTACGTTGTTTAATTGTGAATCGGCAGCTAATAAAACTGTTAATCAATGGGTAGAAGAAATGAAGAAACAAATTCATATTACTAAACAAGATACATATTTTGTTACACATGGTCTTGGGTCTATTACATCTTTAAAATATATAGAATTATTGGATCATCATATTGAAGGATTTTTTAGTATTGCTGGATTCAAAGAGGATGCAGAGGATATAGATTTAAATGTTGATTTACGAGATGTCACAATTGATTATGATAACATTAAAGCTAAAGTCGATCATTTTTATGGTTTAAGTTCTAAAAACGATAAATATGTCTCATATAAAGAAACTCAACGACTAATGAATGCGTTAGAAGGTAACTTGCGTATAGTAGAAGAGGGCGGTCACTTTTTAGAACAAGATGGATTTAAAACATTTACAACACTACAAGATCGTATGCAAGGTTATATGACAAGATAA
- the hemY gene encoding protoporphyrinogen oxidase has translation MTRKIAIIGAGITGLASAYYLKQQDPSIDVTIYESSNRPGGKIQSYRQDGYMIELGPESYLGRKTIMTDLAKDIGLEQDIITNTTGQSYIFAKNKLYPIPGGSIMGIPTDIKPFLTTKLISPLGKLRAGLDLIKKPLEMHDGDISVGQFFRERLGDEVLEHLIEPLMGGIYGTNIDDLSLMSTFPNFKDKEQTFGSLIKGMKYEKQQRIKQRQLYPGAPKGQFKQFRHGLSSFIEALEQDIKRKGVNIKYQTAVDDIVSTQQHYDIVCGDYTEQYDGVLVTTPHQVFLQWFGQDPAFDYFKTMDSTSVATVVLAFDEQNIENTYDGTGFVIARTSDTDITACTWTSKKWPFTTPEGKVLIRAYIGKPGDTVVEDHSDEEIVSIVRRDLSKMMTFKGDPDFTIVNRLPKSMPQYHVGHIQQIRQIQQHIRNTYPRLRVTGASFEAVGLPDCIKQGKEAVEELLQEI, from the coding sequence GTGACTAGAAAAATAGCCATTATTGGGGCAGGCATCACCGGCTTAGCAAGTGCGTATTATTTAAAACAACAAGATCCAAGTATTGATGTTACCATTTATGAAAGCTCAAACAGACCTGGAGGTAAGATACAGTCTTATCGACAAGATGGTTATATGATTGAATTAGGTCCAGAATCATATTTAGGTCGCAAAACAATTATGACAGATTTAGCAAAAGATATTGGATTAGAACAAGATATTATAACTAATACAACAGGACAGTCATATATTTTTGCTAAAAATAAACTTTATCCTATCCCTGGTGGCTCTATTATGGGAATTCCAACAGATATTAAGCCATTTTTAACTACCAAACTTATATCACCGCTTGGTAAATTAAGAGCTGGGTTAGATTTAATTAAGAAACCTTTGGAAATGCATGATGGAGATATATCAGTAGGGCAATTTTTTAGAGAAAGATTAGGCGATGAAGTGCTAGAACACTTAATTGAACCTTTGATGGGTGGTATTTACGGTACTAATATTGATGATTTAAGTTTAATGAGTACTTTTCCTAATTTTAAGGATAAAGAGCAAACGTTTGGTAGCTTGATAAAAGGGATGAAATATGAAAAACAACAACGAATTAAACAACGACAACTATATCCTGGAGCGCCTAAAGGACAATTTAAACAATTTAGACATGGTTTAAGTTCATTTATTGAAGCGTTAGAACAAGATATTAAACGTAAAGGTGTAAATATCAAATATCAAACAGCAGTTGATGATATTGTTTCTACGCAACAGCATTATGATATTGTTTGCGGTGATTACACTGAACAATATGATGGTGTCCTTGTAACAACACCACATCAAGTATTTTTACAATGGTTTGGACAAGATCCAGCCTTCGATTACTTTAAAACGATGGATAGTACATCAGTTGCGACTGTAGTATTAGCATTTGACGAGCAAAATATAGAAAATACTTATGATGGCACAGGGTTTGTTATTGCGAGAACAAGCGATACAGATATTACTGCATGTACTTGGACTTCGAAAAAATGGCCGTTTACTACACCAGAAGGTAAAGTATTAATACGTGCCTATATTGGTAAACCGGGAGATACTGTTGTAGAAGATCACAGTGACGAAGAAATCGTTTCTATCGTACGTCGTGATTTGAGTAAGATGATGACATTTAAAGGAGATCCAGACTTCACTATAGTCAATCGACTTCCAAAAAGTATGCCACAATATCATGTAGGACATATCCAACAAATTCGTCAAATTCAGCAACATATAAGAAACACATATCCTAGACTGCGTGTGACTGGTGCTTCATTTGAAGCGGTAGGCTTACCTGATTGTATTAAACAAGGGAAAGAAGCAGTTGAAGAGTTATTACAAGAAATATAA
- the hemH gene encoding ferrochelatase — protein sequence MTKKMGLLVMAYGTPYKESDIEPYYTDIRHGKRPTEEELQDLKDRYQFIGGLSPLAGTTDRQADALLNALNDAYSDIEFSLYLGLKHISPYIEEAVEQMHKDGIEEAITVVLAPHYSSFSVGSYDQRADEEAAKYGIKLKHVKHYYHQPKFIQYWTEKVNETLAEIPQEEYDDTVLVVSAHSLPKGLIERNNDPYPQELEDTARIIQQQSNITHVATGWQSEGNTGTPWLGPDVQDLTRNLFEQHGYKNFIYTPVGFVCEHLEVLYDNDYECKVVCDDIGANYYRPEMPNTHPLFIGAIVDEIKSII from the coding sequence ATGACTAAAAAAATGGGATTATTAGTTATGGCTTATGGTACACCTTATAAAGAAAGTGATATAGAACCATACTATACTGATATCAGACATGGTAAACGTCCAACTGAAGAAGAATTACAAGATTTAAAAGATAGATATCAATTTATTGGTGGATTATCACCTTTAGCTGGGACTACAGATAGACAAGCTGATGCTTTATTAAATGCATTAAATGATGCATATTCCGACATTGAATTTTCATTATATTTAGGATTAAAACATATTTCTCCATATATTGAAGAAGCGGTAGAACAAATGCATAAAGATGGTATTGAAGAGGCTATAACAGTTGTATTAGCACCGCATTATTCTAGTTTTTCAGTAGGTTCATATGACCAAAGAGCTGATGAGGAAGCTGCAAAATATGGTATTAAACTTAAACATGTTAAACATTACTATCATCAACCTAAATTTATCCAATATTGGACTGAAAAAGTAAATGAAACGCTAGCAGAAATACCTCAAGAAGAATATGACGACACGGTACTTGTCGTATCAGCGCATAGTTTACCTAAAGGTTTGATAGAGAGAAATAACGATCCTTATCCACAGGAATTAGAAGATACTGCGCGTATTATTCAACAACAATCAAATATTACACATGTGGCTACTGGCTGGCAATCTGAAGGTAACACTGGAACACCATGGTTAGGACCAGATGTTCAAGATTTAACTCGTAACTTATTTGAACAACATGGATATAAAAACTTTATTTATACACCAGTTGGCTTTGTGTGTGAACACTTAGAAGTACTTTATGATAATGATTATGAATGTAAAGTTGTATGTGATGATATCGGCGCAAACTATTATCGTCCAGAAATGCCTAATACTCATCCATTATTTATTGGTGCTATCGTTGATGAAATTAAATCAATCATATAA
- a CDS encoding DUF1304 domain-containing protein translates to MSIVSIILVILVAIEFLYIMYLETFATSSTKTSKTFNIATQKLKDEHINVLLKNQGVYNGLISLLLIYSVFFTSHPKEICIPILIYTIVVAIYGGISSNISILLKQGTLPILALLSMLF, encoded by the coding sequence ATGTCTATTGTTTCAATTATTTTAGTTATCTTAGTAGCAATTGAATTTCTATATATCATGTATTTAGAAACATTTGCTACATCTTCTACCAAAACGAGTAAAACTTTTAACATTGCTACACAAAAATTAAAAGATGAACACATCAATGTTCTACTCAAAAATCAAGGTGTGTATAATGGTTTAATTAGTTTATTGCTAATTTACAGTGTCTTTTTTACTAGTCATCCAAAAGAAATATGTATTCCAATTTTAATTTATACTATAGTTGTAGCAATTTATGGTGGCATCTCTAGTAATATAAGTATTTTATTGAAACAAGGAACATTACCCATATTGGCATTATTATCAATGTTGTTTTAG
- a CDS encoding DUF4352 domain-containing protein: MDDKFKNEEEKRQWEQFQEYQRQQQEQQRQQEQQQFQAFQRQQQEQQYHSRMQDKQGNSKKWWFIGCGGCLGLIIIVGIIIAIATTMLMPNQDHSTSNTKGKTYKVGDTVKNGNLEIKLNSVQTMDQVGSSIAPTKAKGTFVVADLKIKNKGQESLTIDSSMFKLKSGDKSLEPDAGASVTANQGEDGSITNSFFLEQLNPDSTVEGKVVFDVSESVAKSKDKKLVINSSMISTKSVTFDLSNIKIDKSEKDDDDSDSNDNDDNGASGEAASDNSGSSSTSSASNATSSNHSSSSSNNESDEDTSESKADSSADKPTETKPVTPAAPSKAEQPAPKATTPSNSDSGSSESE; this comes from the coding sequence ATGGACGATAAGTTTAAAAATGAAGAAGAAAAAAGACAATGGGAACAATTCCAAGAATACCAACGTCAGCAACAAGAACAACAACGCCAGCAAGAACAGCAACAATTCCAAGCATTTCAACGTCAACAGCAAGAACAACAATATCATTCTAGGATGCAAGATAAACAAGGTAATTCTAAAAAGTGGTGGTTCATTGGTTGTGGCGGCTGTTTAGGATTAATTATCATTGTAGGTATTATCATTGCTATTGCTACAACTATGCTCATGCCTAATCAAGACCATTCTACTAGCAACACAAAAGGTAAAACTTATAAAGTTGGCGATACAGTTAAAAATGGTAATTTAGAAATTAAATTAAATTCCGTACAGACAATGGATCAAGTTGGGTCATCCATTGCACCAACTAAAGCAAAAGGAACATTTGTAGTTGCAGATTTAAAAATTAAAAATAAAGGTCAAGAATCTTTAACTATTGATAGTTCAATGTTTAAATTGAAGTCTGGTGATAAAAGTTTAGAACCTGATGCAGGTGCATCCGTTACAGCAAACCAAGGTGAAGATGGCTCTATCACAAATTCATTCTTTTTAGAACAACTCAATCCAGATAGTACCGTTGAAGGTAAGGTTGTCTTTGATGTGTCAGAAAGTGTTGCCAAATCAAAAGATAAAAAATTAGTTATCAATTCAAGCATGATCAGTACTAAAAGTGTTACTTTTGATTTATCGAATATTAAAATAGATAAATCTGAGAAAGACGACGATGATTCTGATAGTAATGACAATGACGATAATGGCGCTTCTGGTGAAGCTGCAAGCGATAATTCTGGTTCAAGTTCAACTTCTTCAGCAAGTAATGCTACAAGTAGTAATCATAGCTCTTCTTCATCAAACAATGAATCTGATGAAGATACATCAGAAAGTAAAGCAGACTCCAGTGCAGACAAACCTACTGAAACTAAACCAGTAACTCCAGCAGCACCTTCTAAAGCAGAGCAACCTGCTCCAAAAGCAACAACACCTTCAAACTCTGATTCAGGTAGTAGCGAATCAGAATAA